The genome window CTCATGTGATTTTGTTGTATCTGAATTTTTGCACGATGAGCAGAGGTGATTATGTCTCTCAATCACATTTAATATcatgtttaagaaaacaaaataaaataacattgttaTATTCTTATATGctcatgttttatttgcattgtcatttttttaCTTAATGAGCATGTTTAATTGACATATTTGCAGTTTTAAGCAAGAAGACACTCAAGGTTAAATGTGCTCAtgttttaaatacagatttttactaAATGGATTGACTTTTATCATATTGACTTTCTTCACAGTAGACTATAGGTATACAGTAAAAAGGTTTTAATGTAATAGAACACaattatttcactttcatttggaaGTAACTGTAGAGTCAAGTTAGATAAGTGTACTGATTTAAATTGTTTCTAGTATGCAGTACAAAATGTTTGTAGTTGAcattgcattgttagatatagtaGACATGACCAAATTGAATGTAGTTAACATggcattattttatatagtatgcATGACAAAATTCAGAGTAGTTAAcctgacacaactttctctattaGGCATGGCTAAACTTTATCTAGTAGAATGGACCAATTTTCTTCTTGTTGTCTTGACTAAAATAATTCAAGTTTACACAACAAGATtacaacaaatcatttcaaactaattcgatattgtttggaaaatgtaattcaatttcgtggaaaagtttactcaaatttttttaagttcattcaacaacttttttttttgagtgtagcctgcacagggggcgagagcgtaagCCTCCCTGATGATTCAGGtatgacacaaccgctgtgttgtctgatctgagcagtacatgacggccgatcagcagactcgagaaatactggagagccagaaaaaccaGCAGTAATTCCAATCTGTTTATGTGCCAACTAGGTTGCGCCGCTGTCCACACTCTGTGAGCTGgacgcccttgacaaacagctccccaatcGGACAAAGACGCATCCATCGTGACAGTCTCTTGGGAAGCACAGatccccagccgaaccccggCTAGGAGAAATTTGGTTGACATCCATAGTTTTAACGACATCACACACCTCCGTGTCACTAAGATCGttcgatgcggaagacaacggggtgaaatattttgtcttttcatccaccactgaaaagggcgcatgtgaagtaatcCCAGACGAATTACAGGAACAGTCActgccattagacctaaaagtctgaggcacaaaCTCACTGTCACTGTGCGACTCGCTTTGAAGCGCcacacgcatgacgcaatcgactgagcacACGGGAGAGAAAGCTTTGCTGTCATCGAGCGAGAGTCCAAGTCTATTCCCAGAAAGGTTATCCATTGAGAGGGGATTAAAACCCTTTTCTGGAAATTCGTgcataagcccaggctgtttaaatgattcagctcAAGATCCcgatgagagtgtgcttgagtctgcgATTGCGCTAACACCAGCCAATCATCTAAGTAGTTCAAAACACGGACACCCTGAAGCcacaacggggccagagctgggtccatgcattttgagaaagtacggGGAGCCAGAgctaagccaaagggaagaatgtggtactgatacgctttgccctctaaagcaaatctgaggaacttcctgtgtctcttgatgatctgaatatgaaagtatgcatccttcagatcgatcgtgacaaaccagtaATTTGGTTGAATCTGAGACAAAATAGACTttaccgtcaacatcttgaatttgctctgCCTGAGTGCAATATTCAGatggcgtaaatccagaatgggtcgtaATCCGCCGTTTTTTTTTGGTACCACAAAATAGTGGCTGTAAAACCCTGACTCCATCTGAGaggtacttcttctatagcccctttgttCAGCAGAGCCGACATCTCCCTTCGCAGCACCGCTATGTCCATCAGTTTcaccaccgtggaaagaattccgcggaaaaGAGACAGGCCTCTCCGAAACTGAATGGTATATCCGAGacaaattgtgcgtaacacccattgagaaatgccgggcaagcgttcccacacggcccgaaacaatattagcggCCTCAAAATGTCCGTTTCCTGCAACGCTGTCACACACGTTAAAACTTCCGGGCATGAAAAGCTTGTGGCGTTCGTGCACAGGGGGAGTGTATGCATAAGAGTCATTGCATCTCGTTGTgcataatcctgaaacgtgtccacagcaggaattaggccaacagattgaATATCGGGCTCTGccgcgaaaaagcggcggctgtgcgagccatCATAAACGGGCTGTCTGTGCAGgacccttgaatcgcccctcgAATTATGAaagctggattgtgcagagtgtctgagggagtgTTTGGtgttacagctcgatccaatgctgTTCGAGGCGCTGTTTGTGGCGAGACAGTCAgagtttgagcatggggactgcaatgagagtgttgGATGCGCGAAAGCGTTCCAACAGCGCTCCCtacggagggcacagtccctggcaatcAGCgaaaagatcaggagctgctatttgGTGCCCGAGAACGAGAGGCATTAGCCGAGATGATTTTTAGGGCACAGAAGATTCGATTCgctttcctgaaggaatgaaatctgagtgaAATGGCGCGGCACCAGGTATATATGCGTACGCATGCGTGGGggcggtgccaagcgctatttggccaataagATTGGCAGGATGGCATAGGGCATCAGACATTCGTCACAACGAAGGTGGTCCCATACgaggtgacgtcaccgcagcatcgcagtgacctatgaaagggaactgaACTTAacttttcagaaactatcaaacatatgccattacaaaagaaaaaaaaaaaaacaatgaaaatgaaaaaaattaactcaatcgcataaatgtaacattctcttcaaatatgcttcattctttgttaatgttttttaaagattttgttttcgctgatcgtggattctgaatgcattgccacagactTCGCTTTTGCTTCGCAGTTTTTCTTTTGgagttttgacacaaacttctcgtgggggcggggttaacagtgatctactctgattggatagtgagcttttgatggacaggtgctctgcTCTCTGACCGGGACGTCACAATGGCGCGTGTCGCGCATATTGAAAGCTCTCGTGGTGATTCAATCTGGTCTCTAccgcaaaaattattttttacagacaaagtgaaagaaatttattttaagctcatatacaggttctaccctgtaaagaagtttatacaaagatttaaatctgacattgatctTACACGCTCTTTTTGTTCCAGTTCTGAAGAGACTGTACACTTTTTTGGTCATGTCACTACACTCAGAATTTTTGGGATGACATTGGTGTGTTCAAGTGTAGGACTTTGCCAGActtctcagtacatatgaaaaacattatatttgggtattatgaccccacaaatgaaaatatcagttttgttattaatttaaatttttcctaaacaaatttcacattcacaaatgcaaattctccaactgtaaacctgtcttctctatttttctaaaagaaatggaaaactatttgaatgtaatctCAGTATCTCAGTAGCCTAATCTCATTAGAAAGGACTGTTAGAATTTGCTCGGCCTTTGATCATGTGTGATTTTGTTTTCGATTTTGGCCCTCTTTTCTTTAGTTCTATTCTAtcctttattgtattttttttgtttgttttttttttttttttgtggttaatattatgtgatgtatgtttatacttttgtatgtttttgtaaaaaagaaaaaaagttctcGCGGTGATTTGTATGCAATAGGTCGTgccttgtattactaaatatgtaaatagtatttgaccttcgatcatctcagtctgtaaagatgaccTCTCAGGAGACACGGAGCggcatcatcttcctcctctgcttgtccttcaaggcagctttaagtaagcttgtgttactgaagtaaccaataacatcaatacaagtttttcatgttacCTTGTGCAACAGTTGTTGCGGGTAATTATTGACGGAGAGCACctgtcattatctggctcggctcagtgttcatcttcagttctctcttcacagcagttcagtcagtgtactgtttgagtacatgaattactccgggatattggtttgtttgaactcagagggagtgtcagccacattaaaaaagttaacagcttaagtcatttgtggattaatgcgtattggagatgcgaaccgtttaaaacgattcagttcgatttggtgatctggttcaaaaagatccggttacatcgaatgatttgttcgcgaaccggatatcacaaactgctttgttttgaacaacagaaacggaagagaagacaatgctgaataaagtcgtagtttttgctatttttggaccaaaatgtattttcaatgcttcgaaaaattctaactgaccctctgatgtcacatggactactttgatgatgtttttcttacctttctgcacatggacagtataccgtacacacagcttcaatggagggacttaGAGCGACTAAAGACTAaagactaaatctaaaaaatcttaaactgtgttccaaaaataaacaaaggtcttatgggtttggaacaacatgagggtaagttattaatgacataacttTGCAAATTgggcaaactaaccctttaagtgcaaCGCAAGAAGATATTGCTGCAGTGACGACAGATAGCCACAAGGCGGCAACGTTGCAAAGTTTTGGACAATTTGGTTGGCAATAAGAGTTGCTACCTTGGATTCACAGGTCAGACTGTATATTTTCaccttgaaatataattttttggttGATGATTGCTTTAACATTTATGCTAGTTAGAATtgtattcaaatggtttaaacaaatatttgcatTTGATAATTTGCTGAGTTGGTAAAATTGTGTAACTTGTTTTATAATTGCAATTTCCAGTGTTTTATTACAGCTTGCTATCAGTGTTTAAAGCTGAAAAATAGTGTAGTTTAAAGTAAGTTACCAACATGGATCAAAATAGATCAGACCAAGTGTTTTAGACCAAGTGATTCAAGCTCTTGAAGATGAAAAGGCACAATTAGAGGGGAAACTAGAAACTGAAATTGATGTCTCAGACAGACAAAGTTATGAGAAACGCTTAGCTGAAATTAATGCAGACCTGGAAGTTAATAAAGCAAGATTCCAGGAATCATCCGTACAGGTTGAGCAAGAAGCTAGGCGATTAGATTGAGAAAGTCGCCCAACAGAAAAAATGCTTGAGTTGAGACATGACGAGTTAGCAAAAAGAGAACAGAAGTTTGTGTTCACATACTTAAACTTTAAAGCTGAAGCTCAGTTTATCAGATCTAAACTGAAAGAAGAGTGCTCTAAAACTGAGATAGATGATATGATGGTGACTGCATGAAAATGTGTATCAGAGCTAAAACAAATATATGAGAGTATTCGTGCATTGAACATCCGATCTCAAGATACAAGAAGGAGAATGGATAGCTGCACTTCAGTTACTAAACGTGCTGAACTGAAATGGAAGCTGAATACATTTTGTATGCAGAAGAGGAATGAAGATTGAATGCTGAAATAGGAGATACTAAAGAAAGAATCATTCTGCCTCCATGTCAGCATCCTCTTCAACACAATAACCCTTCGGGCAACAAGGTTTTTCAAGAAACTTTGGCTCAGACATGCTCTGAAAATGAGCTAGAGAAGAAAGTAGATGAAGTCCTATTAGTGAAAGCACCGAAAAGAATCCCTGACAATGACCAAACTTCCAGCTCCAGAGCCATTTTATGTTGGGGACCCACTCCAGTTCACTGAATGGTGCACTTGCTTTAAAGCTTTGATTGAAATAAACTGTACAACTCAAGATCATTGACTGTTCTATCTGAAACGGTACATAAGTGGAGATGCGCTTAGTTTACAAGAGGGAACATTTTATAGGAGTGATGAGGATGCATACACGCAAGCTTGGTATACCCTGAATAAGCGCTATGGACACCCCTTTGTAGTTCAAAGAGCATTTAGGGCAAAGCTGAGTAACTGGCCAAAAATCGGACCTAAAGAATCACTGAAATTAAGGGAGTTTAGTGATTTCCTAGTCTCCTGCACAAATGCAATGCCTCATGTACATGGTTAGGGTGGTTTGGACGATTGTGAAGAAAATCAGAAATTGCTGCAGAAACTTCCTGACTGGGTAACAACTCGCTGGAATAGGTATGTCACTAAAGCACTAGATGAAGAGAAGTCATACCCCAGTTTCACTGAGTGTTCAGACTTTGTGGCAGAGGAGGCACGTATTGCATGTAATCCTGTTTCTTCTCTACATGCTTTAAAACATGCAGATGAAAAGCCAGGGAAGGAGCAGAAATGTTTCAAAGCCAGCGCTCTGGTGCAAAATGTCAAACCCTTTGCAAAGAGCTTGAGCACACTCGAAAGAGGGGAAGGCTCAAAACCCAGCCTTTCTGCTTCTCAGGATAAGAAACAAATAGAATGTGTCTGTTGTCAGCAAAATCACTTTATATTCAAATGTGAAAGGTTTGCGGCAATGCCTCTTGAAGAGAAGAAAAGGTTTGTCATCAACAACAAGATGTGCTTTGGTTGTCTCAGAGTAGGTCATATCTCCAAAAATTGTAGATAGCGAGCTACTTGCAACATCTGCAGGCAGTCACCCCTCTCTACTTCATGAAGAACATTTTCAAGGCGGAAAGCTAGAAGCTTCACCTGATGTAAGGGCTTCCACTAGTTTATGCAGTGTGGGAATGGACAACTGTGATCGTACTGCAATGATTGTTGACGTGAATACACGTGAATACAAGCTGTGTAGATCAGTTAAAGAACAACGTATGGCTGACCTTCCAGCTGACAGAGTGGAATCCTCACCCCCATTCTTGTATTCTGGTATTGACTGTTTCGACCCCTTCTACACAAAACAAGGTCGGAAGGAATTCAAAAGGTATGGTCTGTGTTTACCTGCTTGAGCTCCAGAGCTATTTAGAAATGTTAGAGGATCTCACAAGCGATGCATTTCTGAATGCTTTAAGATGTTTCATAGCAATCAGAGGAGCCGCGCGACAGATCAGATGAGACCAGGGCACAAATTTTGTGGGGGCAAAAACATAAGCTGGAGAAAGGTTTTAAGGATTTAGaccaagaacagcatttattcaaaatataaatgttttctatatttCCATTTGATTAATGCTACAAAATTGCAAAATGCATTCAGAAACAgacaaattttatttattgtcaCAATGAGAAGCAAGTACATTACAGCTTAACTAAACTTAACTTAACAAATATGTATtattgctttaagctttttgcaGACAACAACAATTTACACACACGTACAGTAAAATGCTAAACACAATATTGATCTCAGTGTAAACCTTGTGTTTTTTGCAGTCTAAAAGTACTTACACAATGCCACTAATATATTGACAGatagataaaatatataattttaacagaATTAGTATTCCTGGAAAAATTTACTATTGGCTTGTTTCAACTTCACTTGTTCATATTTTGTTCAGGTATTTAGTGGTTTCCACCTGTGATTAAGAGAAAAAACTATGAGATTAATcatgtgttaagtgtgtgtgtgtgtgtgtgtgtgtgtgcgcgtgcatgtgtgtgcgtgtgtgtgagagagagagtgtgtgtgtgtgtgagagagagagagagagagagtgtgtgtgtgtgtgtgtgtgtgtgtgtgtgtgcgtgtgtaacaTCCTCTTATTATCAACTTCAGCAAACCTGTAACATCTCACCTACTTGTGCACAGAGCTGTAGGTCACCTCGTCCTCCACAGATACTGGACTGCTCTGGATATACAAAAGATGATTATGAACAACACTGACCATTACATTACAGTACAAATGAATCAGATACAGTATGCTCTGACTTACtgctttagttttagtttgaaCTATCACAGAGGTGTAAGTCACATCATTCTCTGCAAGCACTGAAGAAGAACCGTTTCCCTGGGAATAAACACATCTGAGTCTCTCAGTTATGAGTTTTAACTCAAATTGGTTGTTAACTCACACTTACTGTGTCACTGGCTCTAACTCTGTTCACCTCTGTGATGTATTCATTTCTGTCTGAAAGGAAGAGAACAAATAATATCATCAGTCATTTAGTGGAACAGTTCATCAACAAAAGCTTTTAAATATACGAGCAAAACTTCTGAgtgcatgaactgatcaaacaCTGAATGATTCATGGACCTGTCATATAATAAGAAAAGACATTAATACTGACtgtgtttctttctcagttttaCAGCTGACACGAAAATCACAATCACCATCAGCAGCACAACCGCTGGAATCCACAGCTCCAGATACAAATAATTCCTGTGATAATCAACAGCACAAAATAATTAGAGTATAGCCTGATCATAACAGAAATGTTCTTGTTATATATGAGTTGTTCAAACACCTTTAAAGTGGTGTTTTACTTTTAAACCATTTCACACCCACCACAGAAAGACATTGCATTTCCGCAAAAACTACATACATGCAAAAGAAGAAGTTGAGCTCACGGATATAACCTTTTAAAATGCTAGGCAATGGCATCACAAACTTTCAAGGTTACAGAGACTAACTAAAACAAGTATAGCAATGCACAGTGAAACATTTACAAGATTAAAAAGTCATTACTTTTACAAATAATTGCAACAGCATTTTGAAGCCATGAATATGTTgctgactttttttatttagtctattttctattttgacataatttttttgtcCTGCCCATTACTATGTTTATCGATATGCTAACCAATGCAATTCcgagacaaaaaaaaactattgttctTCCACCGTTGCTTTAGAATTTGGATATACCTCAATATTGAAGTCTGCATAATTGATACATGAAACTGCTTTGAAACATTCTCTGTTTAAAGTGCTATTTAAATGCCTCTTATTGGCTACATTGCTCAATGCTGCAAAACCTTGtggtaaaaattatttttggtgTTTCAATCTGTTTAAGCaaggaacattttatttcagtactCATTCTGCTGCTCTTCACTGCTCACTGTTTGATCAGTGTTAACTGAAACTGGTGTTGTAGATGAGAGAGCAGTTGCATCTCTGCTTAGAAACAACAagagaaaaatgaacaaaaataaatctgaCTAAAAGACCAAAAATAAGCAATAACACCAGATACAAAAATAGATTACATATTAATCTATTGAACATATACATCAAGTCCATGATAGAAAACATTAATcttgattaatattttaatacactACCAACCCGTTTCTCTCAGATACTTCTGTGGTCACagattctgtcaaaaaaaaaaaaaacgattaagggatttcttttttaataattgtgtCATAACCTCCAGTAAGATCTATATTACCTGATTTTGGTTCATTGACCGTGAGAAAAGGAACCTGTGAATTTTCTAGAGACACAGGAAAAGatgaaacaatattttaatttgttttgagacagcaagcagtttcagcccagaaccggcccacatctggcccacgtaaaatccatgcgggccaaatGTGACCCAGATCTGGGCCGAAaatgcttgctgtctgggatttTTCTTTATATCAAGAAATGCTGTGTGGATCTGATTAGTTTTTACCAGAGACATTAAGTTGAACAGGAGCCTGCAGATCTCCAGCAGAACAGTAGTACCAGTCAGAATCAGTGAGTCTCAGTCCAGTCATCAGCACAGTGAAGGATCCTCTCCCATCATCACTGATCTGGACTGATGAATTCTGGGATGTGTTAGTCCTCCCCACTGTGTAACAGCTCTGATCTTTATATCTGCACCACTGTTTGAGTTTATTCTTATATCCAGAACTGTAGAAACACTGAACACTGATATCACCACCTTCTTGTCCAGATACACTGCTGTTCACCACAGACACATCaggagctgaacacacacacacacacacatttaggatTGTGATTTCTGAGGAATTAGTCAAATTTTTCAACTGAATGTGAAACACGTCTCATACCTGATTGAACTGTCAGATAGAGCTGCTCACTCTCATCTCGTTCAAATATTCCTTCAATCTCCACAACACACCAATAAGCTCCAGTGTCTTCATTCTGCAGGTTTCTCATAGTCACAGTAAAGAAACTCTGATCTGGATGATCAATTACTGACACTCTTCCTTTGGTTTCATTAGCATATGCCAGAATACTGCAGTAATTGTAAGCTGACTTGGCATGAAAGCACCAGTATTTTTTGTGATCGGTGTATTTTCTGTCATAATGACATGGAATAATGAGCGATCCTCCAGTCTGAACTGTTAACCGTCTGCTTACTGAACCTGCTCTGCCTTCAGGAGCTggataaataatcattaaaataataaataataataaattttcttttaatatttaagtCCATAACTTATACGATTGTTGCAAATCATGTATTtggactttttaaaaataaagattttagattaaaatttatatgaatgtgtaaggtcaaatatataattaatgtcATGTGACTGGTCACTATTTCTTTCAAGTTTTTAGACTTTTAAAAACTTTTCTACCTTGACTAGGTTTATCTTAACCCTTGTGTGCTTGTGCTAAAAAACCTTTACCTaacttgatgaaaaaaaaaactttaaaatactacGTATATATAGCTATATTATCACCAAATATTCCAGTGACATGACAAATGTATTTCTCTATTAATacatgtaattataaaataatgataaaaacactgtttaaaagttttagaGTCTAGCATATCATACATCAGAACATGTCGACTAATCGTGTGAATAAACTACAAATATAGAACACTTGCCTGTTATGAGCCAAAGGAAAAACACAATGAACTTCAAACTGTCAGTCCTTCTGTTAAAACATTGCAATGTTTCTTCTCCCTGCATCTTCATCATGTACATGATGCTAAAGAAACAGCTACTCATTCGAGGAGAAGTAAATGACCTTAAGTTCTCATGATCTCAGTCTCACTTCCTGCTTCCGCGGTCTTCATTTGCATATGTCACAAAaacttaatttacaataaaatgtcatAATGTTTGATTGCAAATGTTGcaaaaaacacaaattacaatTGCATCACTTGGTCAAGAAATGTAAGATTATTCTgataaaaattgtttattttagctCTGCAGTCGATATTCAAGTGTTTTCCTCTGTGGTTTTTGGGTATTAACACTATTTAATTCTCTAGTTCCCATTTTACAATTATAGAACTACTGAAGTAGGTCACTGCTGAAGTGAgtttcttacatttatttatatgcagtACGTGATAAATACCTTCAGATTTTAATAGGACTTGAAACCGGATGTGAATGAAGCACTATTTCTGTACAGAGATTAATACTGGACAAAAGCTTTTCAACATTTATATGCTGATAAAACAGAACAAGAGATAAAATAGATGGGAAACAGTGAGATATGGGTTATCAGGGCTTCTGTATGTTTTAGTAAAGATTCACACTTCTTTCACAAACTTGCTGCACTGTTAGTTGAGAATAATTGCTGATGGTAAAAAATCTTCACACTGCACAAGTCACTCATAAGGATTTGCTTTCTTACAGACAGATAAACGTGTTAGTAATGAactagctttacttcgttactgtacttgaGCACAATTTTTCGAGTAGTGTAGGTCTACTTTACTGGAgtcattttattttgagtaatttttacttttaacttcactaaatTGCAAAGTATAAGATCGTAGTTTTTAATTTACTACATTTCATAAATCATATCATAACATCGTccactacatttcataaatataTCGCTACATCGTCCATATAATATATCAcatgctccgacacgcagaagtgGTCTCTGATTCATGAATGAACCGAGTCTTTTTAATTGGATCGCAaatcacaccaaacgattcgtttatgaattagaatgatccgatttcAGCTTTCTTTTACTATCTtatgcccctttcacactgcacgtcggacccgtcatattgccggaacattgacgggtcgccttctgtgtgaaagcaaccacgtcccgggattgattcccacATTGAACTtagtaaagcccctttcacactgccattccggcaaatacatgggtaaagtgttcctgcaattgttcccgggtcgctagattttgcactttcacactgccagtgattacccaggatatgtgcgtgctttcacacacaacccgtaaagatcccgtaacgacacgtgacatcagcgagTGACTTGTATtgtacgagtcgaaaatgctaggcacgttatactttcactgaagcaagtaaacgatctctgcgtcagcacggaaagtgaggaactaactgatctctgcttcattacagtttgcaaatgtgttttttttcatgaacgttgatcttccttcaaaacaggtGATAAAAGAGTCGCgcaataacgcgcgtcatcacttcgacacggcattagatctgacttttgttcacacagcgctcatcccgggtcgaaccccaAATGTTACCAGGTCCCCCACCCGGGTTTAATGCGGGAATCAATCCccggacgtggttgctttcacacagaaggcgacccggcattGTTCCAgcaatattgcgggtccgacgtgcattgtgaaaggggcttaacatTGCCAGATTCAACCCTGGACGAGTGATGTgcgaacaaaagccagatctaattcagTGTCGAAGTGATTTTATcgactgttttgaaggaagatcaacgtttgcgatgaaaaaatatgtgcaaactgtaatgaagcagagatcagttagttcctcactttccgcactgatgccgagatcgtttgcttgcttcagtgaaagtataacgtgcctaatgttttcggctcgtacattacacgtcacgccctgatgtcacgtgtcgttacgggatctttacgggttgtgtgtgaaagcacggaatatcccgggtcatcactggcagtgtgaaagtgcaaaatctagcgaccctgGAAAAATTGCCGGAACaatttacccctgtatttgccggaatagcagtgtgaaaggggcttatggaTTGCAGCTGTCCCAGAGTcgacaactcactgattcaaacgAACCGTCTAGTGCGAGTCGTTAGTGAAATGAATTCACAAGTTAGAactgggagatcttgtgagcgagCGCGTCTGATGCAGttaaatgttattaatgttgaaatttaCAATCAATTATtataactgaaaatcatattaagGTCAAAACTGTCAATTGTTTGTGAACTAAAtctgctgtaaagagtgatctgtatAAACCCACTGAAATGCTTGAATGCTGACACATCAATTAGTATCTCTGttttaggtatatatatatatgtatatataaaaaaaaaaaatatatatatatatatatatatatatatatatatatatatatatatatatatatatataattccataaAAAACCCGACCCATTACAATACTTCTgaacgttcaaattccccgctaccgtaaagttaacagttttattaaaatgctaggCTACGCATTCCCTATGTGACGTCTAttcttatattgtttatcaacagtagctatacatttttatattgattgGATTAACTAGCCAAGTAGACagatatgaatgtttattcataaccatactggaaataagt of Carassius gibelio isolate Cgi1373 ecotype wild population from Czech Republic chromosome A2, carGib1.2-hapl.c, whole genome shotgun sequence contains these proteins:
- the LOC127936634 gene encoding CMRF35-like molecule 1 isoform X7; protein product: MSSCFFSIMYMMKMQGEETLQCFNRRTDSLKFIVFFLWLITAPEGRAGSVSRRLTVQTGGSLIIPCHYDRKYTDHKKYWCFHAKSAYNYCSILAYANETKGRVSVIDHPDQSFFTVTMRNLQNEDTGAYWCVVEIEGIFERDESEQLYLTVQSAPDVSVVNSSVSGQEGGDISVQCFYSSGYKNKLKQWCRYKDQSCYTVGRTNTSQNSSVQISDDGRGSFTVLMTGLRLTDSDWYYCSAGDLQAPVQLNVSENSQVPFLTVNEPKSESVTTEVSERNGDATALSSTTPVSVNTDQTVSSEEQQNENYLYLELWIPAVVLLMVIVIFVSAVKLRKKHNRNEYITEVNRVRASDTVSGNGSSSVLAENDVTYTSVIVQPKTEASSPVSVEDEVTYSSVHKWKPLNT
- the LOC127936634 gene encoding CMRF35-like molecule 1 isoform X1; the protein is MSSCFFSIMYMMKMQGEETLQCFNRRTDSLKFIVFFLWLITAPEGRAGSVSRRLTVQTGGSLIIPCHYDRKYTDHKKYWCFHAKSAYNYCSILAYANETKGRVSVIDHPDQSFFTVTMRNLQNEDTGAYWCVVEIEGIFERDESEQLYLTVQSAPDVSVVNSSVSGQEGGDISVQCFYSSGYKNKLKQWCRYKDQSCYTVGRTNTSQNSSVQISDDGRGSFTVLMTGLRLTDSDWYYCSAGDLQAPVQLNVSENSQVPFLTVNEPKSESVTTEVSERNGRDATALSSTTPVSVNTDQTVSSEEQQNENYLYLELWIPAVVLLMVIVIFVSAVKLRKKHNRNEYITEVNRVRASDTVSGNGSSSVLAENDVTYTSVIVQPKTEASSPVSVEDEVTYSSVHKWKPLNT
- the LOC127936634 gene encoding polymeric immunoglobulin receptor isoform X35, yielding MSSCFFSIMYMMKMQGEETLQCFNRRTDSLKFIVFFLWLITAPEGRAGSVSRRLTVQTGGSLIIPCHYDRKYTDHKKYWCFHAKSAYNYCSILAYANETKGRVSVIDHPDQSFFTVTMRNLQNEDTGAYWCVVEIEGIFERDESEQLYLTVQSAPDVSVVNSSVSGQEGGDISVQCFYSSGYKNKLKQWCRYKDQSCYTVGRTNTSQNSSVQISDDGRGSFTVLMTGLRLTDSDWYYCSAGDLQAPVQLNVSENSQVPFLTVNEPKSESVTTEVSERNGNYLYLELWIPAVVLLMVIVIFVSAVKLRKKHNRNEYITEVNRVRASDTVSGNGSSSVLAENDVTYTSVIVQPKTEASSPVSVEDEVTYSSVHKWKPLNT
- the LOC127936634 gene encoding polymeric immunoglobulin receptor isoform X15; translated protein: MSSCFFSIMYMMKMQGEETLQCFNRRTDSLKFIVFFLWLITAPEGRAGSVSRRLTVQTGGSLIIPCHYDRKYTDHKKYWCFHAKSAYNYCSILAYANETKGRVSVIDHPDQSFFTVTMRNLQNEDTGAYWCVVEIEGIFERDESEQLYLTVQSAPDVSVVNSSVSGQEGGDISVQCFYSSGYKNKLKQWCRYKDQSCYTVGRTNTSQNSSVQISDDGRGSFTVLMTGLRLTDSDWYYCSAGDLQAPVQLNVSENSQVPFLTVNEPKSESVTTEVSERNGRDATALSSTTPVSVNTDQTVSSEEQQNENYLYLELWIPAVVLLMVIVIFVSAVKLRKKHNRNEYITEVNRVRASDTGNGSSSVLAENDVTYTSVIVQTKTKASSPVSVEDEVTYSSVHKWKPLNT